GAGTTTTGTGAGCCCCAAAACCCCTCCcacgtctccctctccctctcactcgcgATATTGCAGTCTTTGATCCTGAAGTGGATGCTTCTGAGAAAGAAGGTACGCGACGTGTACTTTGCTCATCTCTATCTGTAGGTCGACCTCTATGTTTTGTGTTGTACGATGGAGGTCGAACTGTGCTACAAGATGGATCTGCCATATCGATAATCCTGTCTATGATATGCTCTCGCATAGGTGGATCCATCCCATCTAATATCTCAACGACCTGAGATGTCCTGTCAGGTCGTGCTCCCTCTTCATTAAACTCGGTTGCGTGCATAGACAACCTAGTCCAATGAGCGTGGATACTCCATAGCGGAATTGGAGTGGAAATGGAACGATAATATGCAAGattgtgcatgcatggcaatccATGTGTGATTTTGATCGTACAGTTGCAATAGCCAACAATGTGGGGGGATACTTCTAAAGCGGTTTCTAGCTGATCATGTATGAActccattgcctctaatgaaatgCGACACCTAACCTGATCAAAAATGTCGTCACGCAATTGTTTGTGGCGTGGAATGTTCAATGATTTCTCGAACGACTTCTTAATTTCCccgaactgatttttcaacatcttttctattttatcaaaagatgtttgtAGCGATGACATAGTATCCCCCAAATATAGCTTTAGCCTCGCATGTGCAGACTCTGCCCTGTAATAGAATAATGCACTGTGTTTAAATAGGAAAGTATCAAAAAGTATTTCTTCGTGTAGTAGAGAAATGCacaaaattttaatagtaaagTCAAAAAGCGATTTTAcctttgacttgaattgcttcCGAGGTGCATACATGTATCTGTCCATGCTGAAACAAACCGCTCTTTGTACGACCTTAACCATGTTTGCCACAGGTAAGTTATGACATACGGGAACTGGCGAAAATCGTCGCACATGGCTTGCCACTTATGTTCGAAAGACGAAGGTGTAGATGAATTGATAAGCGAGTGCCATGACTTGATGAAGCGCTTCCATTCCGGACCAAGCACACGACTGCAGTTCTTCATGACGCACTGATTTATGTGTCAAATATACAAGATGTGACGTGCCGTAGGGAAACATGCTTCAATGGCGTTCATAAGCGCTAAATCCCGATCTGAAACAAACACCAATGGCATCGACGCCCCCTTTTGAAGCATCCAGTTTTTTAAGTTATCCAATGCCCATGTCaatgtctcttctctctcattactaAGATAAACGAACATAAGCGAGTAAGTTCGccatgtggatgtgatacccgCAACCTCCAATAGTGGTTTTCGATACTCATTGGTCTTGTACGTGGCATCAATGATCAGTACAGACGGAAAGTTGACAGATAGCTCTAGACTCATAGGATGAACCCAAAtaatatctgtgatttcgttAGTATCCGGATTTGTAAGAAATTGATGGAGGTAATGTTTCTTAAGTAATTGACGTATGACATACTGAATAGGAGTTAGACCCTCCAGTTTGACtgctttgtttgaaaaaatggtGTTATAAATGCTCTTGATTCCCGTAGTGTTTGACGGgtctttttgcttcaaaatattaagAATCTCACGAGGCGCAGTGCTGTTGGCCATGTcgaccacaaattgtttctctattggttttagccttgacgggtactcgtggccctcaatatgttttgctatttcatggttatggaCACCACTAATAACCTCTAAACCCCAcctgctaccgtatggatgttgtggtataccTCGCAGTTGAAATGGGCAATCGCATTTTCTAGTCCCAGTGCTTCTTTGCAAGGATTGCCCTTCAACATGATTCCGTGGAGGTTCgtactttcctcctctttcacAACCAAGAATGCATTTCGGCAATTTGCCGCCTTTTAACTTAGCAGAATTTAAAATAACCACCACAATATCATATTTTAGACCAACGCTCCGTGCCCAAGCTAACATATCTtctctactttcaaaaatctatataaaaaaaacgaatatgtataaatacaacattaaccagtcttaacataaataacgaatatgcaaaacaataacaataaaaacTAACCTGGTCGATGGTAAATTCTAGTGTATAATCGCGACTATTGTGGGAGA
The sequence above is a segment of the Rhododendron vialii isolate Sample 1 chromosome 13a, ASM3025357v1 genome. Coding sequences within it:
- the LOC131313915 gene encoding uncharacterized protein LOC131313915 codes for the protein MKNCSRVLGPEWKRFIKSWHSLINSSTPSSFEHKWQAMCDDFRQFPYVITYLWQTWLRSYKERFVSAWTDTCMHLGSNSSQRAESAHARLKLYLGDTMSSLQTSFDKIEKMLKNQFGEIKKSFEKSLNIPRHKQLRDDIFDQVRCRISLEAMEFIHDQLETALEVSPHIVGYCNCTIKITHGLPCMHNLAYYRSISTPIPLWSIHAHWTRLSMHATEFNEEGARPDRTSQVVEILDGMDPPMREHIIDRIIDMADPSCSTVRPPSYNTKHRGRPTDRDEQSTRRVPSFSEASTSGSKTAISRVRGRGRRGRGFGAHKTQFIVPSITDRYIQRLPQAYQRYVSHTVDVLGDGHCGFRAIAALIGYGENDWSRVREELIEEIRQNFYLYSVIYPVHDWPNHLLILLNWFEPTAPQNHWMEAMTLGVVIATRYNLVLHTFDEDVYGCFTYLPLRSPPVPVEYRWEIAIARVHNNHFVQIFLEPHYPVPPIPTWWEENSSDEAKGWAASYETRLLLWYEVMSISMPGAAFGEDID